Proteins from a single region of Mailhella massiliensis:
- a CDS encoding SycD/LcrH family type III secretion system chaperone: MADNTPLNDNEIAAIITALNKGASIGDVCNVSDEQIEGLYALAYNLYTSGNFADASTVFQALCLYRHKEVRFWLGLAGCRQAQNDLKGAIDAYAMAGTVDLLRNPVPFLFAAKCYIQLGDRENAIGALKGLLTLGEEANPAHADCHRKARVLLTMLNASE; encoded by the coding sequence ATGGCAGACAATACCCCCCTCAACGACAACGAAATCGCCGCCATCATCACCGCTCTGAACAAAGGCGCCAGCATCGGCGACGTGTGCAATGTTTCGGATGAGCAGATAGAAGGCCTGTACGCCCTTGCCTACAACCTCTACACTTCCGGCAACTTCGCCGACGCAAGTACCGTGTTCCAGGCTCTCTGCCTGTACAGGCACAAGGAAGTGCGGTTCTGGCTGGGCCTTGCCGGATGCCGCCAGGCACAGAACGATCTGAAGGGCGCCATCGACGCCTACGCCATGGCCGGAACCGTGGACCTTCTGCGCAATCCTGTTCCCTTCCTCTTCGCGGCCAAGTGCTACATCCAGCTCGGCGACAGGGAAAACGCCATCGGCGCGCTCAAGGGGCTGCTCACTCTCGGTGAGGAAGCAAACCCCGCCCATGCCGACTGCCACAGGAAGGCGCGCGTCCTCCTCACCATGCTCAATGCAAGC